The DNA sequence CACCACGGGATCGAACCGCGTGGCCGACCTGTCGATCGTCAAGCAGGCGCTCGGCGCCGATGGTTCGCCCGTCGCCGACGGCGTGGTGCCCGAGGTGACGGCCGGCACCCAGACGCGCTTCCTTCTCACGGTGACGAACGACGGCCCGAGCATCTCGAGCGCGCCTATCGACGTCTCCGACCGTCTCCCGGCAGGGCTGACGTACGTCTCGTCGACCATCGACGTGGCCGGCGCCGGTGCGCGCACCGCCACCGCCTCGGTCTCGGATGACGGCCGGTCGCTCTCGTGGGCAGCCCTCACCGGCGCCGACACGTTGGCGGCAGGGCAGACGATCGCGATCGTGGTGACGGCCGCCGTTGCACCGGACGTGCGTCCGCAGCGACTCGTCAACACCGCCGACGTCACCGGACCGGAGGACTCCGACCCGAGCGACAACCACGGCGAGGCGTCGATCGACATCGTCACGCTCGCCGAGCTCACGCTCGGGAAGGACGTCGCCGCGGGCCCGTGGATCGCGGGAACCGAGGTCGAGTACACGCTCACGGTGCGCAACGACGGGCCCTCGGTCGCGGATGCGTTCGTGACGGACGTGCTGCCCGAGGGGCTCACAGCCGTGTCGATCGCGGGTGCCGGATGGACGTGCGACGTCTCGGATCAGAGCTGTGAGCGCACGGCTCACCCGCTCGGGGACAGCACGATCACCATCGTGGCGCTCGTCGGCTCGAACGTCCTCACCGGCACGTCGCTGACCAACACGGCGACCCTGTCGTGGAACGACAGCCGGGCCACGTCTCCGCACCAGGTGTCGGACACCGCGGTCATCGACGTGACGACCGATGCCGATCTGCGCCTCACGAAGACCGCGATCGACGCCGACGGCGCCGAGGTGGCCACGGCCGTCGCGGGGGAGAGCACCCGCTATCGCCTCGAGGTCGAGAACCTCGGAGCGAGCGACGCGGTCGGCCCGATCTCCGTGGTCGACGAGCTGCCGGTCGGCATCGCGTTCACGGGTCTGGTCGGCGCATCCGCCGACGCCTGGATCGCGAGGGTCGATCCGTCCGCTCCGCAGTCTGTGACCTTCACGCTCGCTCCGGCCGGCACGGGTCTCGTGAGCGGGGCCTCCGCTCCGACCATCGAGTTCGACGCGCTCGTCGATCCCTCGGTCGGGCACGGCACCGTGCTCACGAACGCCGCGGGCGTGTCGTCGGGCACTCCGGACGCGAATCCCGCGAACGACGGCGACACGGCCGATGTGACCGTGGCGAGGGAGGTCGACCTGTCGATCGTGAAGACGCATGACGCGGATGCCGTGCGCATCGGCGACGAGCTGCCCTTCACCCTGCAGGTCGCGAACGCCGGACCGTCGGAGGCGAAGGACGTCGTCGTGGCCGACACCGTCCCGGCCGGGCTCGAGGTGCTCACGGCCGTGGGCGACGACGTCGGCAGCGGCTGGACCGTCGAGGCCGTCGAGCCCGTCGACCAGGACGACCCGAGCGCCGGACCCCGAGTCGTCGCGCGGTACGGGCAGCCTCTCGCCCCGGCGGAGGACGCCGCACCGCTCGTCATCGAGACGCGCGTGCTGGTCGGCGCGTATCCCGAGGTCGTCAACACGGCCGCGGTCACCGCCGCGGAGATCAGCGATCAGCATCCCGACCGCACGCCGGACGACAACCGCGCGGAGGATGCCGTCGCCGTGCCGCCGATGGCTGCGCTCACGGTCACGAAGACGGCCGTCGGGACCTTCCAGGCGGGCAAGACGGGGCTGTACCGGATCGTCGTCCGCAACGACGGCCCGACCGCCGACCCCGGTGCGATCGTGGTGACAGATGCCCTGCCCGAGGGGATGTCGTTCGCCGGCTCGCCCGATTCGACGGTGCGCGTGGACGGACGCGTCGTGAGCTGGATGCTCGCCGACGGGCTCGCGGTCGACGAGGAGGTCACGCTCACTGTGCGAGTGAACCTCGCGCAGGCCGCGTACCCCGCAGTGACGAACGTCGTCTCGGTCGCCTCCGCGAGCGAGCAGACGTCGGCAGCGCGCCTCGTCTCGGCGGCGGACGCCGACGTGCAGGCGGCTGATCCGCTCGCGACGACCGGAGCGGAACCGGTGTGGGGCCTCGCGCTCCTCGCCGCGCTCGTCATGCTCGTCGGCGGACTGTTGCTGGCCGACCGACGTCGCCGGTCGGCGGCGGAGTAGGAGTTCCCCGGGGGAAGAGGTGCGATGGAGCCGCTCGATGACGCTCCGTCACACCTCTTCCTTCCGCGTGCGGTCCCCTCCGTGCAGAATGTACGTGACGCGCGAGATCCCTCGCCGTCGATCAGTGAAAAGGGGGCCCGCATGGGTATCGAAGACGCCGTCAACAAGGGCAAGGATCTGTACGAGCAGAACAAGGACAAGATCGCCGAGGCCGTGAAGAGCGAGCAGGCCGAGGACATCAGCGACAAGGTGCTCGACGGCGTCGCGGACTTCGCGAAGAAGATCGCGCCGGGTGCGGCCGACAAGATCGACGAGATCCGCGACAGCGCCGACAAGGCCATCGGGAACGAGTAAGCGGCGTCGCACAGACGCACGGCGGCGGCTCTCCGGGGGGAGGGCCGCCGCCTCTCTGCATCCGGGACCGGGTATTCCACAGGGCGGTATCGCGTTTCGGTGCCGGATGCCTTTAGAATGAAGTCGACCGCCTGGGGAACTTGCGGTCGAGGGACGTCGAAGGGGTTCGACCTCCCGTATCCACGCGGCTCGCCGCGTCACAACTGGGGAATCGATTTTGGGGATCATCGTGCGACGCGCGCACTCTGTGCGCCCTGGCGTCTTCCCGCCTGCACGGCGGATGCTCCGCCGTGCCCTCGGTCGAGGATTCCGGCGTCCCTTCACGTCGGGGTCCTCGCGTTCGGTGTGCCCCCTCGCACTGAACGCCCTCCCCAAGCGGGGCGAGGCATGGGGATGCCTCGCCCCGCTCTCCGTCTGAATCGCGGCTCGATGCGACGCTGCTGACAGCGCCGCGCGCACGCGACCGAGCATGTTCAGCGGATGCTCAGCGAGCGCGACACGCCCGGGTTTGCAGAACGGAAAACCGCCGTGGCAGAATAGACAGGTTCGACATTTCGGCGCGCTCAGCGTGCGCCGGATCACCACCAGGGCAGTGCATAGGCGGCGCGACAGCGCAGGGACCTAGGCCGCGGGTGGCAGAACGCCCCCGACACCTTCATCACGAGGGCTTCGCCGTGCGCGGCGGAGGTCGGCAATCCGCTCGCCGCGAGGCGGGCGGGCTGACAGCAGAACAGTGGTGCGCAGACCGGTTCGCAGAACCGATCGAGTGCCGAGGCGCGAACAGCGCCGACGTGCGTCCAATGCCCCTGGGTCACCCGGCTCAGGACGGTAAGACGCTTAAAGAGAGAGAGCAGACAATGGCGGGACAGAAGATCCGCATTCGCCTGAAGTCGTACGACCACGAGGTCATCGACACGTCCGCACGCAAGATCGTCGACACCGTGACCCGTGCGGGCGCGACCGTCGTCGGTCCCGTGCCCCTTCCGACCGAGAAGAACGTCGTGTGCGTCATCCGGTCGCCCCACAAGTACAAGGACAGCCGCGAGCACTTCGAGATGCGCACCCACAAGCGTCTGATCGACATCGTCGACCCGACGCCCAAGGCCGTCGACTCGCTGATGCGCCTCGACCTGCCGGCCGACGTCAACATCGAGATCAAGCTCTGAGGTTCGACATGGCTGACATCAACGCAAAGATTTCCAAGGGCATGCTCGGCACCAAGCTCGGCATGACCCAGGTCTGGAACGAGAACGGCAAGCTCGTTCCCGTCACCGTCATCGAGCTCGCCTCGAACGTGGTCACGCAGATCCGTACCCCCGAGAAGGACGGCTACAACGCCGTCCAGATCGCGTACGGCCAGATCGACCCGCGCAAGGTGAACAAGCCCCTGACCGCCCACTTCGAGGCAGCCGGCGTCACGCCGCGTCGTCACGTCACCGAGATCCGCACCGCGGACGCCGGCGACTACACCCTGGGCCAGGAGCTCACGGTCGACGGCACCTTCGAGGCC is a window from the Microbacterium sp. LWO14-1.2 genome containing:
- the rplC gene encoding 50S ribosomal protein L3 → MADINAKISKGMLGTKLGMTQVWNENGKLVPVTVIELASNVVTQIRTPEKDGYNAVQIAYGQIDPRKVNKPLTAHFEAAGVTPRRHVTEIRTADAGDYTLGQELTVDGTFEAGQLVDVVGTSKGKGTAGVMKRHNFKGVSASHGAHRNHRKPGSIGASSTPSRVFKGMRMAGRMGGERVTVLNLTVHAVDIEKGLLLVKGAVPGARGRIVYVRNAVKGA
- the rpsJ gene encoding 30S ribosomal protein S10, which codes for MAGQKIRIRLKSYDHEVIDTSARKIVDTVTRAGATVVGPVPLPTEKNVVCVIRSPHKYKDSREHFEMRTHKRLIDIVDPTPKAVDSLMRLDLPADVNIEIKL